The Acinetobacter pittii genome contains a region encoding:
- a CDS encoding MerR family transcriptional regulator produces MLLKVGELAKQTGLTVRALHHYDDIGLLQPSVRSDAGYRLYTRKDITRLHQIQALRGLGMSLAEIHTVLEDPNLALLPIIDQQIQAIDQRLTEQQKLRNQLSKLKSQIINGEELGLEDWLKTLELIAMYEKYFTKEELEKLTFLQAGTKSHQEWQELTQAANTLFNAGAPSNSEAAQDLARKWMKTLEHNTRANPEWLVKLNTINSAEPEFQEKLGVTPEVVEFLLKAFSESKLSIFARYLSDDEFAFLKENYIREMKKWPQLLVDIEKLIDAEVPPDSEGAKRLAQQWLSMLQGYAGKNSSTQEKIRTAMHNEPSLADGTWLKPVTLQFLEKAVAALMRGA; encoded by the coding sequence ATGCTGTTAAAAGTTGGTGAATTGGCTAAGCAAACAGGACTTACTGTCCGTGCTCTTCATCACTATGACGATATCGGTTTACTTCAGCCTTCGGTCCGTTCCGATGCTGGTTATCGACTATACACCCGTAAAGACATTACTCGTTTGCATCAGATTCAAGCATTACGAGGACTGGGAATGTCGTTAGCCGAAATCCATACGGTTCTTGAAGACCCCAATCTTGCGCTTTTACCGATTATTGATCAGCAGATTCAAGCTATTGATCAGAGACTGACCGAGCAACAGAAATTGCGAAATCAGCTCAGCAAACTTAAATCTCAGATCATAAATGGTGAAGAGCTTGGTTTGGAGGATTGGCTAAAAACACTGGAGCTTATAGCAATGTATGAGAAATACTTTACAAAAGAAGAGCTTGAAAAACTGACTTTCTTACAAGCAGGCACTAAGAGCCACCAAGAATGGCAAGAGTTAACTCAGGCAGCAAATACACTATTTAATGCTGGTGCACCATCCAACAGCGAAGCAGCTCAAGACCTAGCTCGAAAGTGGATGAAAACTCTTGAGCACAATACGCGAGCTAATCCTGAATGGCTGGTTAAATTAAATACCATAAATTCAGCCGAGCCTGAATTTCAGGAAAAATTGGGAGTAACGCCAGAAGTTGTTGAGTTTTTACTTAAAGCTTTTTCTGAGAGTAAGCTGAGTATTTTTGCGCGTTATTTATCTGACGATGAGTTTGCTTTTCTAAAAGAAAATTACATTCGTGAGATGAAAAAATGGCCTCAATTATTAGTCGATATTGAAAAATTGATTGATGCTGAGGTCCCACCAGATAGTGAAGGAGCAAAGCGTTTGGCACAGCAATGGCTTTCTATGCTACAAGGCTATGCTGGCAAAAATTCAAGTACTCAAGAAAAAATCCGTACCGCAATGCACAATGAACCAAGCCTTGCTGACGGAACTTGGCTCAAACCAGTGACTCTACAATTTCTGGAAAAAGCAGTAGCAGCACTAATGCGTGGTGCTTAG
- a CDS encoding DUF2147 domain-containing protein, translating to MKKYLYLLLLSFYSIHSFASDKIHGSVWKTIDDATNQPRALVKFSEDKNGNLSANIEKILVPSEANKCTMCEGTYKNKSLIGLTIVKNLKYVGQNKYDKGSILDPQSDKTYRFSVTVSPSGEKLTARGYIGISAIGRNQTWYRVK from the coding sequence ATGAAAAAATATTTATACTTACTTTTACTCAGCTTTTATTCAATTCATTCATTTGCTTCGGACAAAATACATGGCAGTGTTTGGAAAACAATTGATGATGCAACCAATCAACCAAGAGCACTGGTAAAATTTAGCGAAGATAAAAACGGCAACCTCTCTGCCAATATCGAAAAAATACTTGTTCCAAGTGAAGCCAACAAATGTACGATGTGTGAAGGCACTTATAAAAATAAATCTTTAATCGGTTTAACCATCGTCAAAAATCTAAAATATGTCGGCCAAAATAAATATGACAAGGGATCTATTCTCGACCCCCAGTCAGATAAGACATATCGCTTTAGCGTGACAGTATCACCAAGTGGCGAAAAACTTACCGCTCGTGGATACATTGGTATCTCTGCAATTGGCCGAAATCAAACATGGTATCGCGTTAAATAA
- the mutS gene encoding DNA mismatch repair protein MutS, with the protein MNSAEIMADLSSHTPMMQQYLKVKTDYQHALLFYRMGDFYELFFEDAHLAAKLLGITLTHRGKASGRPIPMAGVPYHSAEGYLARLVKAGRTVAICEQVGEVTGKGPVERKVVRILTPGTLTDDALLSSYQSSNLVSLCIHQNQIGFALLDLSAGIFKVQQQDYKPEQLPIELARLMPSEILIDEDLVDTNIIEQIKKHLDCPVTKRPNVDFNLNNAQKTLCDQFTVSTLSGFGLDPLPLAKAAAAALIHYAKETQKTALPHIRSIQLEQSTDFIALDPITRRNLEIIEPLFEHGTSLFQLVNDCQTAMGGRLLSRTLMQPVRDTALLDARLDAIEQLIQGYHENPVRLVLKEIGDIERVLSRVALGSARPRDLVQLRHACAQIPALRTALTPVIQAKKSKLLVQLDEELGDFKALHQHLMAAIVENPPVLLRDGNVIAEGYDAELDELRQIRDHAGQFLIDLEIKERERTGINTLKIGYNRVSGYYIELTRAQAEQAPADYIRRQTLKNAERYITPELKSFEDKVLSSESRALSREKALFEALLENLRENIAHLQMMSSAIAQIDVIANFTHQARLNNWARPEFTPETGIKIQAGRHPVVEALNKAPFTPNDTFLDAQHRMAIITGPNMGGKSTFMRQTALISLLAYCGSYVPAKAVKLGPIDRIFTRIGSADDLSTGKSTFMVEMTETSQILHHATNQSLVLMDEVGRGTSTYDGLSLAWACVVDLTKRVKCLCLFATHYFELTELGSEAGIDNYHVTAQELNGNLILLHKVQQGPASQSHGLQVAKLAGIPANVIKEAQKRLRILEKQQQQHLQTSFQNDLFAPPDASSGSQIIEKVVEIEVSSPALDLLKQIEVDNLSPRQALEQLYELKAALKS; encoded by the coding sequence ATGAATAGCGCTGAAATCATGGCTGACTTATCTTCTCATACACCTATGATGCAGCAATATCTCAAAGTTAAAACGGACTATCAACATGCGTTGCTGTTCTACCGTATGGGTGACTTTTATGAACTCTTCTTTGAAGATGCTCATTTAGCAGCCAAACTTTTAGGCATTACCTTAACCCATCGTGGCAAAGCCAGTGGCCGACCTATTCCAATGGCAGGAGTTCCCTATCATTCGGCAGAAGGTTATTTGGCGCGTCTTGTTAAAGCTGGGCGCACTGTCGCCATTTGCGAACAAGTTGGAGAAGTGACAGGTAAAGGCCCTGTTGAACGTAAAGTTGTTCGTATTCTGACCCCTGGTACATTAACTGATGACGCACTACTCAGCAGTTATCAATCATCTAATCTCGTTTCCTTATGCATTCATCAAAACCAGATTGGTTTTGCTTTACTCGACTTGAGTGCGGGTATTTTTAAAGTTCAACAACAAGATTACAAGCCAGAACAATTACCTATTGAGCTTGCACGTTTAATGCCAAGTGAAATCTTGATTGATGAAGACTTGGTCGACACCAATATTATCGAACAGATTAAAAAGCACTTAGATTGCCCTGTTACTAAACGTCCGAATGTAGACTTTAATCTAAATAATGCACAAAAAACTTTATGTGATCAGTTTACGGTATCAACACTTTCAGGTTTTGGTTTAGACCCATTACCTTTAGCCAAAGCTGCTGCCGCTGCACTCATTCACTATGCAAAAGAAACCCAAAAAACTGCATTACCGCATATTCGTTCAATCCAACTTGAACAAAGTACCGACTTTATTGCGCTCGACCCAATCACGCGCCGCAACTTAGAAATTATTGAACCGTTATTTGAACACGGAACATCATTATTCCAATTGGTAAATGACTGCCAAACTGCAATGGGTGGCCGTCTATTAAGCCGCACACTCATGCAACCTGTGCGTGATACTGCATTGCTTGATGCTCGTTTAGATGCGATTGAACAACTCATTCAGGGGTATCACGAAAACCCAGTTCGTTTAGTGCTTAAAGAAATTGGTGATATTGAACGTGTGCTTAGCCGTGTTGCACTAGGTAGTGCGCGACCACGTGATTTGGTGCAACTTCGTCATGCATGTGCACAAATTCCAGCTTTAAGAACGGCATTAACTCCAGTCATTCAAGCAAAAAAATCTAAGTTATTAGTTCAACTAGATGAAGAACTTGGCGATTTTAAAGCGCTTCATCAGCACTTGATGGCAGCGATTGTTGAAAATCCTCCTGTATTACTTCGTGATGGCAATGTAATTGCAGAAGGATATGATGCTGAGCTCGACGAATTACGTCAAATTCGCGATCATGCAGGTCAATTCTTAATTGACTTAGAAATTAAAGAGCGTGAACGTACAGGCATTAATACCCTTAAAATCGGTTATAACCGTGTAAGTGGTTACTACATCGAACTGACTCGTGCTCAAGCAGAACAAGCGCCAGCCGACTATATCCGTCGTCAAACTTTAAAGAATGCTGAACGCTACATTACCCCTGAGCTAAAGAGTTTTGAAGATAAGGTTCTATCGAGCGAGTCACGTGCCCTCTCACGTGAAAAAGCATTATTTGAAGCTTTGCTTGAAAACCTTCGTGAAAATATTGCCCATCTACAAATGATGAGTTCAGCAATTGCTCAAATTGATGTTATTGCAAACTTTACTCATCAAGCACGTTTAAACAATTGGGCGCGCCCTGAATTTACCCCCGAAACAGGCATTAAAATTCAGGCAGGTCGTCATCCTGTTGTTGAAGCATTAAATAAAGCACCATTTACCCCAAATGATACTTTCCTTGATGCTCAGCACCGCATGGCAATTATTACCGGTCCAAACATGGGCGGTAAGTCAACCTTCATGCGACAAACAGCATTAATCAGTTTGCTTGCTTATTGCGGTAGCTATGTTCCGGCGAAAGCAGTCAAACTTGGTCCAATTGACCGAATTTTTACCCGTATTGGTTCAGCCGACGACTTATCTACAGGCAAATCTACCTTTATGGTCGAGATGACAGAAACTTCGCAAATTCTTCACCATGCTACTAACCAGTCGTTGGTGTTAATGGATGAGGTGGGCCGTGGAACCAGTACCTATGACGGTTTATCTTTAGCATGGGCATGCGTGGTCGATTTAACTAAACGTGTAAAATGTTTATGTTTATTTGCCACTCATTATTTCGAGTTAACCGAACTTGGTAGTGAAGCAGGAATCGATAATTATCATGTGACAGCGCAAGAGCTTAATGGCAATCTGATTTTATTGCATAAGGTTCAGCAAGGCCCTGCGAGTCAAAGTCATGGTTTACAAGTTGCAAAATTAGCGGGTATTCCTGCCAATGTTATTAAAGAAGCGCAGAAGCGTCTGCGTATCTTAGAGAAACAGCAGCAACAACATCTACAAACTAGTTTTCAAAATGATTTGTTTGCTCCACCAGATGCAAGCTCTGGTTCACAAATCATAGAGAAAGTTGTCGAGATCGAAGTTTCATCCCCTGCTCTAGATTTACTTAAGCAAATTGAAGTCGATAATTTATCGCCCCGTCAGGCACTTGAACAACTCTACGAGCTGAAAGCTGCACTCAAATCTTAA
- a CDS encoding GNAT family N-acetyltransferase → MILRSLQSSEIDLIWQQISRRELITQNYIQKQQQLELVDCFFDVQNWDSYHLENDPPKLKQLFAQGSIFIGAFDTSEKLVGVSVVSNQVIADYPHAKLLHYFYVDADQQGQGIGAKLMQAAKESAKQLGANQLYISATPSRRTVDFYMKHGAQPLSAPDQQLWQLEPEDIHLLCNV, encoded by the coding sequence ATGATCTTAAGATCTTTGCAAAGTTCAGAAATTGATCTTATTTGGCAGCAGATTAGCCGCCGTGAATTAATTACTCAAAACTACATACAAAAACAGCAACAGCTAGAATTGGTTGATTGTTTTTTTGATGTACAAAATTGGGATTCATATCATCTAGAAAATGACCCGCCTAAACTCAAACAACTCTTTGCACAAGGTTCAATATTTATCGGTGCTTTTGACACCTCTGAAAAACTCGTTGGTGTGAGCGTAGTCTCAAACCAAGTTATAGCGGATTACCCTCACGCTAAATTACTCCACTATTTCTACGTCGATGCAGATCAGCAAGGTCAAGGTATTGGCGCCAAACTGATGCAAGCCGCAAAAGAATCGGCCAAGCAACTCGGTGCAAACCAACTCTATATTTCAGCAACTCCAAGTCGGCGCACTGTTGACTTCTATATGAAGCATGGCGCGCAACCATTAAGTGCTCCAGATCAACAACTTTGGCAGCTTGAACCCGAAGATATCCATTTACTATGTAACGTTTAG
- the fdxA gene encoding ferredoxin FdxA — MTFVVTENCIKCKYQDCVEVCPVDCFYEGPNFLVINPDECIDCALCEPECPANAIFSEDELPEGQEVFIELNAELSQKWPNITQIGDQPADREEWNGKPDKLQYLEK; from the coding sequence ATGACCTTTGTTGTCACTGAAAATTGTATTAAATGTAAATACCAAGATTGCGTAGAAGTTTGTCCTGTAGACTGTTTTTACGAAGGTCCGAATTTCCTAGTGATTAATCCGGATGAATGTATTGACTGTGCATTATGTGAACCAGAGTGCCCGGCAAATGCAATTTTCTCTGAAGATGAGTTACCTGAAGGTCAAGAAGTGTTTATTGAATTAAATGCTGAACTTTCTCAAAAATGGCCTAACATTACTCAAATTGGCGATCAACCAGCTGACCGTGAAGAATGGAACGGTAAACCTGATAAATTACAATATCTTGAAAAGTAA